From one Trifolium pratense cultivar HEN17-A07 linkage group LG1, ARS_RC_1.1, whole genome shotgun sequence genomic stretch:
- the LOC123904923 gene encoding transcription factor PIF1-like isoform X1, which produces MFSEFNFNFLFHFNSVQHKRSKMNHCVPDFDIHHIDKEDEDYHVHLSKKPSTQQDDEIMELLWQNGQVVMQSQNHRQFRKPPSPAARNHKEIRSSDAENYEHLFMQEDEMASWLFDSMNEDPPFNRQDFSTESLFHPNGGAVIQATASRPPIHPMRKPEQTVNRNHGNVRNEPGTSSSSMIIAAGRESTVVDSCDTPIVTAKTYRLSETIRSTAETGFVSVSTGGKAATTNGGTTMMDMTVTSSPDCSSGSGEPGQRKSELDRKRKRRETEESEFQSEDVVSNLLVAWWAMLKSGRGEQVCGGGKSTTTVGQDVDFECQEGKKQVRGSTSSTKRSRAAEVHNLSERKRRDRINEKMKALQELIPQCNKSDKASMLDEAIEYLKSLQLQVQMMSMGCGMVPMMFPGIQQFMPTMGMGVGMGLGMEMGMNRPVMPFPNMLASYPLPAATVAAQFGPRFGMPPFHMPHVPAAPDLTRMQAENQSDNPLNSIGTLPPDQSRIPNPNSTDPYQQYLGPHQVQQLMQAMNQQNVNRPGTSGNQDNPQKHHQSG; this is translated from the exons ATGTTTTcagaatttaattttaattttctatttcatttcaaTTCAGTTCAACACAAGAGAAGCAAAATGAATCACTGTGTACCAGATTTCGATATTCATCATATCgacaaagaagatgaagattatCATGTACATCTCTCAAAGAAACCTTCAAC GCAACAAGACGATGAGATTATGGAACTGTTATGGCAAAACGGTCAAGTTGTGATGCAAAGCCAAAACCACCGCCAATTCAGAAAACCGCCATCACCGGCGGCAAGGAATCATAAAGAGATTCGATCTTCCGATGCAGAGAATTACGAACACTTGTTCATGCAAGAAGATGAAATGGCATCGTGGCTTTTCGATTCCATGAATGAAGATCCTCCTTTCAACCGTCAAGATTTCAGCACAGAATCACTTTTTCATCCAAACGGCGGTGCTGTTATACAAGCAACGGCTTCTCGGCCTCCGATTCATCCGATGAGGAAGCCGGAACAGACGGTGAATAGGAACCACGGTAATGTGAGGAACGAACCAGGCACTTCTTCGAGTTCGATGATTATTGCGGCGGGGAGGGAATCAACAGTGGTCGATTCATGTGATACGCCGATCGTGACGGCGAAGACATATAGATTATCGGAAACGATCAGGAGCACGGCGGAAACTGGATTTGTTAGTGTGAGTACAGGAGGAAAAGCGGCGACAACGAATGGCGGAACGACGATGATGGATATGACAGTGACGTCATCGCCCGATTGTTCAAGCGGGAGTGGTGAACCGGGTCAGAGAAAATCGGAGTTGGACCGGAAAAGGAAACGTCGTGAAACGGAGGAATCTGAGTTTCAGAGCGAG GATGTGGTTTCAAACCTACTGGTTGCATGGTGGGCAATGTTGAAAA GCGGCAGAGGCGAACAGGTTTGTGGCGGTGGAAAGAGCACCACAACGGTGGGTCAG GATGTTGATTTTGAATGTcaagaaggaaaaaaacaagTCCGTGGATCTACATCATCTACAAAGAGATCCCGAGCTGCAGAGGTTCATAATCTCTCAGAGAGG AAGCGTCGAGATAGGATTAATGAAAAGATGAAAGCTTTGCAAGAACTTATACCGCAGTGCAACAAG TCTGACAAAGCTTCAATGTTGGATGAAGCAATCGAATACTTGAAGTCATTGCAGCTACAAGTGCAG ATGATGTCCATGGGATGTGGCATGGTACCTATGATGTTTCCTGGAATCCAACAGTTTATGCCGACGATGGGGATGGGAGTGGGAATGGGTTTGGGGATGGAAATGGGAATGAACAGACCAGTGATGCCATTTCCTAACATGTTAGCTAGTTATCCTTTACCAGCAGCAACAGTAGCTGCTCAATTTGGACCAAGGTTCGGTATGCCTCCTTTCCATATGCCCCATGTTCCTGCAGCACCTGATTTAACCAGAATGCAAGCAGAAAATCAATCAGATAACCCCCTTAACTCCATTGGAACTCTGCCTCCAGATCAATCACGCATCCCAAACCCAAACTCCACCGATCCTTACCAGCAATACCTAGGTCCCCACCAGGTGCAGCAATTAATGCAG GCAATGAACCAGCAAAATGTCAACAGACCAGGTACCAGTGGGAACCAAGATAATCCTCAAAAGCATCATCAGTCAG GTTAG
- the LOC123904923 gene encoding transcription factor PIF1-like isoform X3 — protein sequence MFSEFNFNFLFHFNSVQHKRSKMNHCVPDFDIHHIDKEDEDYHVHLSKKPSTQQDDEIMELLWQNGQVVMQSQNHRQFRKPPSPAARNHKEIRSSDAENYEHLFMQEDEMASWLFDSMNEDPPFNRQDFSTESLFHPNGGAVIQATASRPPIHPMRKPEQTVNRNHGNVRNEPGTSSSSMIIAAGRESTVVDSCDTPIVTAKTYRLSETIRSTAETGFVSVSTGGKAATTNGGTTMMDMTVTSSPDCSSGSGEPGQRKSELDRKRKRRETEESEFQSEDVDFECQEGKKQVRGSTSSTKRSRAAEVHNLSERKRRDRINEKMKALQELIPQCNKSDKASMLDEAIEYLKSLQLQVQMMSMGCGMVPMMFPGIQQFMPTMGMGVGMGLGMEMGMNRPVMPFPNMLASYPLPAATVAAQFGPRFGMPPFHMPHVPAAPDLTRMQAENQSDNPLNSIGTLPPDQSRIPNPNSTDPYQQYLGPHQVQQLMQAMNQQNVNRPGTSGNQDNPQKHHQSG from the exons ATGTTTTcagaatttaattttaattttctatttcatttcaaTTCAGTTCAACACAAGAGAAGCAAAATGAATCACTGTGTACCAGATTTCGATATTCATCATATCgacaaagaagatgaagattatCATGTACATCTCTCAAAGAAACCTTCAAC GCAACAAGACGATGAGATTATGGAACTGTTATGGCAAAACGGTCAAGTTGTGATGCAAAGCCAAAACCACCGCCAATTCAGAAAACCGCCATCACCGGCGGCAAGGAATCATAAAGAGATTCGATCTTCCGATGCAGAGAATTACGAACACTTGTTCATGCAAGAAGATGAAATGGCATCGTGGCTTTTCGATTCCATGAATGAAGATCCTCCTTTCAACCGTCAAGATTTCAGCACAGAATCACTTTTTCATCCAAACGGCGGTGCTGTTATACAAGCAACGGCTTCTCGGCCTCCGATTCATCCGATGAGGAAGCCGGAACAGACGGTGAATAGGAACCACGGTAATGTGAGGAACGAACCAGGCACTTCTTCGAGTTCGATGATTATTGCGGCGGGGAGGGAATCAACAGTGGTCGATTCATGTGATACGCCGATCGTGACGGCGAAGACATATAGATTATCGGAAACGATCAGGAGCACGGCGGAAACTGGATTTGTTAGTGTGAGTACAGGAGGAAAAGCGGCGACAACGAATGGCGGAACGACGATGATGGATATGACAGTGACGTCATCGCCCGATTGTTCAAGCGGGAGTGGTGAACCGGGTCAGAGAAAATCGGAGTTGGACCGGAAAAGGAAACGTCGTGAAACGGAGGAATCTGAGTTTCAGAGCGAG GATGTTGATTTTGAATGTcaagaaggaaaaaaacaagTCCGTGGATCTACATCATCTACAAAGAGATCCCGAGCTGCAGAGGTTCATAATCTCTCAGAGAGG AAGCGTCGAGATAGGATTAATGAAAAGATGAAAGCTTTGCAAGAACTTATACCGCAGTGCAACAAG TCTGACAAAGCTTCAATGTTGGATGAAGCAATCGAATACTTGAAGTCATTGCAGCTACAAGTGCAG ATGATGTCCATGGGATGTGGCATGGTACCTATGATGTTTCCTGGAATCCAACAGTTTATGCCGACGATGGGGATGGGAGTGGGAATGGGTTTGGGGATGGAAATGGGAATGAACAGACCAGTGATGCCATTTCCTAACATGTTAGCTAGTTATCCTTTACCAGCAGCAACAGTAGCTGCTCAATTTGGACCAAGGTTCGGTATGCCTCCTTTCCATATGCCCCATGTTCCTGCAGCACCTGATTTAACCAGAATGCAAGCAGAAAATCAATCAGATAACCCCCTTAACTCCATTGGAACTCTGCCTCCAGATCAATCACGCATCCCAAACCCAAACTCCACCGATCCTTACCAGCAATACCTAGGTCCCCACCAGGTGCAGCAATTAATGCAG GCAATGAACCAGCAAAATGTCAACAGACCAGGTACCAGTGGGAACCAAGATAATCCTCAAAAGCATCATCAGTCAG GTTAG
- the LOC123904923 gene encoding transcription factor PIF1-like isoform X2 — translation MNHCVPDFDIHHIDKEDEDYHVHLSKKPSTQQDDEIMELLWQNGQVVMQSQNHRQFRKPPSPAARNHKEIRSSDAENYEHLFMQEDEMASWLFDSMNEDPPFNRQDFSTESLFHPNGGAVIQATASRPPIHPMRKPEQTVNRNHGNVRNEPGTSSSSMIIAAGRESTVVDSCDTPIVTAKTYRLSETIRSTAETGFVSVSTGGKAATTNGGTTMMDMTVTSSPDCSSGSGEPGQRKSELDRKRKRRETEESEFQSEDVVSNLLVAWWAMLKSGRGEQVCGGGKSTTTVGQDVDFECQEGKKQVRGSTSSTKRSRAAEVHNLSERKRRDRINEKMKALQELIPQCNKSDKASMLDEAIEYLKSLQLQVQMMSMGCGMVPMMFPGIQQFMPTMGMGVGMGLGMEMGMNRPVMPFPNMLASYPLPAATVAAQFGPRFGMPPFHMPHVPAAPDLTRMQAENQSDNPLNSIGTLPPDQSRIPNPNSTDPYQQYLGPHQVQQLMQAMNQQNVNRPGTSGNQDNPQKHHQSG, via the exons ATGAATCACTGTGTACCAGATTTCGATATTCATCATATCgacaaagaagatgaagattatCATGTACATCTCTCAAAGAAACCTTCAAC GCAACAAGACGATGAGATTATGGAACTGTTATGGCAAAACGGTCAAGTTGTGATGCAAAGCCAAAACCACCGCCAATTCAGAAAACCGCCATCACCGGCGGCAAGGAATCATAAAGAGATTCGATCTTCCGATGCAGAGAATTACGAACACTTGTTCATGCAAGAAGATGAAATGGCATCGTGGCTTTTCGATTCCATGAATGAAGATCCTCCTTTCAACCGTCAAGATTTCAGCACAGAATCACTTTTTCATCCAAACGGCGGTGCTGTTATACAAGCAACGGCTTCTCGGCCTCCGATTCATCCGATGAGGAAGCCGGAACAGACGGTGAATAGGAACCACGGTAATGTGAGGAACGAACCAGGCACTTCTTCGAGTTCGATGATTATTGCGGCGGGGAGGGAATCAACAGTGGTCGATTCATGTGATACGCCGATCGTGACGGCGAAGACATATAGATTATCGGAAACGATCAGGAGCACGGCGGAAACTGGATTTGTTAGTGTGAGTACAGGAGGAAAAGCGGCGACAACGAATGGCGGAACGACGATGATGGATATGACAGTGACGTCATCGCCCGATTGTTCAAGCGGGAGTGGTGAACCGGGTCAGAGAAAATCGGAGTTGGACCGGAAAAGGAAACGTCGTGAAACGGAGGAATCTGAGTTTCAGAGCGAG GATGTGGTTTCAAACCTACTGGTTGCATGGTGGGCAATGTTGAAAA GCGGCAGAGGCGAACAGGTTTGTGGCGGTGGAAAGAGCACCACAACGGTGGGTCAG GATGTTGATTTTGAATGTcaagaaggaaaaaaacaagTCCGTGGATCTACATCATCTACAAAGAGATCCCGAGCTGCAGAGGTTCATAATCTCTCAGAGAGG AAGCGTCGAGATAGGATTAATGAAAAGATGAAAGCTTTGCAAGAACTTATACCGCAGTGCAACAAG TCTGACAAAGCTTCAATGTTGGATGAAGCAATCGAATACTTGAAGTCATTGCAGCTACAAGTGCAG ATGATGTCCATGGGATGTGGCATGGTACCTATGATGTTTCCTGGAATCCAACAGTTTATGCCGACGATGGGGATGGGAGTGGGAATGGGTTTGGGGATGGAAATGGGAATGAACAGACCAGTGATGCCATTTCCTAACATGTTAGCTAGTTATCCTTTACCAGCAGCAACAGTAGCTGCTCAATTTGGACCAAGGTTCGGTATGCCTCCTTTCCATATGCCCCATGTTCCTGCAGCACCTGATTTAACCAGAATGCAAGCAGAAAATCAATCAGATAACCCCCTTAACTCCATTGGAACTCTGCCTCCAGATCAATCACGCATCCCAAACCCAAACTCCACCGATCCTTACCAGCAATACCTAGGTCCCCACCAGGTGCAGCAATTAATGCAG GCAATGAACCAGCAAAATGTCAACAGACCAGGTACCAGTGGGAACCAAGATAATCCTCAAAAGCATCATCAGTCAG GTTAG
- the LOC123904923 gene encoding transcription factor PIF1-like isoform X4, which translates to MNHCVPDFDIHHIDKEDEDYHVHLSKKPSTQQDDEIMELLWQNGQVVMQSQNHRQFRKPPSPAARNHKEIRSSDAENYEHLFMQEDEMASWLFDSMNEDPPFNRQDFSTESLFHPNGGAVIQATASRPPIHPMRKPEQTVNRNHGNVRNEPGTSSSSMIIAAGRESTVVDSCDTPIVTAKTYRLSETIRSTAETGFVSVSTGGKAATTNGGTTMMDMTVTSSPDCSSGSGEPGQRKSELDRKRKRRETEESEFQSEDVDFECQEGKKQVRGSTSSTKRSRAAEVHNLSERKRRDRINEKMKALQELIPQCNKSDKASMLDEAIEYLKSLQLQVQMMSMGCGMVPMMFPGIQQFMPTMGMGVGMGLGMEMGMNRPVMPFPNMLASYPLPAATVAAQFGPRFGMPPFHMPHVPAAPDLTRMQAENQSDNPLNSIGTLPPDQSRIPNPNSTDPYQQYLGPHQVQQLMQAMNQQNVNRPGTSGNQDNPQKHHQSG; encoded by the exons ATGAATCACTGTGTACCAGATTTCGATATTCATCATATCgacaaagaagatgaagattatCATGTACATCTCTCAAAGAAACCTTCAAC GCAACAAGACGATGAGATTATGGAACTGTTATGGCAAAACGGTCAAGTTGTGATGCAAAGCCAAAACCACCGCCAATTCAGAAAACCGCCATCACCGGCGGCAAGGAATCATAAAGAGATTCGATCTTCCGATGCAGAGAATTACGAACACTTGTTCATGCAAGAAGATGAAATGGCATCGTGGCTTTTCGATTCCATGAATGAAGATCCTCCTTTCAACCGTCAAGATTTCAGCACAGAATCACTTTTTCATCCAAACGGCGGTGCTGTTATACAAGCAACGGCTTCTCGGCCTCCGATTCATCCGATGAGGAAGCCGGAACAGACGGTGAATAGGAACCACGGTAATGTGAGGAACGAACCAGGCACTTCTTCGAGTTCGATGATTATTGCGGCGGGGAGGGAATCAACAGTGGTCGATTCATGTGATACGCCGATCGTGACGGCGAAGACATATAGATTATCGGAAACGATCAGGAGCACGGCGGAAACTGGATTTGTTAGTGTGAGTACAGGAGGAAAAGCGGCGACAACGAATGGCGGAACGACGATGATGGATATGACAGTGACGTCATCGCCCGATTGTTCAAGCGGGAGTGGTGAACCGGGTCAGAGAAAATCGGAGTTGGACCGGAAAAGGAAACGTCGTGAAACGGAGGAATCTGAGTTTCAGAGCGAG GATGTTGATTTTGAATGTcaagaaggaaaaaaacaagTCCGTGGATCTACATCATCTACAAAGAGATCCCGAGCTGCAGAGGTTCATAATCTCTCAGAGAGG AAGCGTCGAGATAGGATTAATGAAAAGATGAAAGCTTTGCAAGAACTTATACCGCAGTGCAACAAG TCTGACAAAGCTTCAATGTTGGATGAAGCAATCGAATACTTGAAGTCATTGCAGCTACAAGTGCAG ATGATGTCCATGGGATGTGGCATGGTACCTATGATGTTTCCTGGAATCCAACAGTTTATGCCGACGATGGGGATGGGAGTGGGAATGGGTTTGGGGATGGAAATGGGAATGAACAGACCAGTGATGCCATTTCCTAACATGTTAGCTAGTTATCCTTTACCAGCAGCAACAGTAGCTGCTCAATTTGGACCAAGGTTCGGTATGCCTCCTTTCCATATGCCCCATGTTCCTGCAGCACCTGATTTAACCAGAATGCAAGCAGAAAATCAATCAGATAACCCCCTTAACTCCATTGGAACTCTGCCTCCAGATCAATCACGCATCCCAAACCCAAACTCCACCGATCCTTACCAGCAATACCTAGGTCCCCACCAGGTGCAGCAATTAATGCAG GCAATGAACCAGCAAAATGTCAACAGACCAGGTACCAGTGGGAACCAAGATAATCCTCAAAAGCATCATCAGTCAG GTTAG
- the LOC123904945 gene encoding uncharacterized protein LOC123904945: MADSTDNSAETSQRNKKSVRGPTMLKAIENVRKTGIKIPLQFDLETGECYGNNASHFNSYVALLTRERCSIAKELWKHIPEGVKNAMWTDIKAIFVIPEFDDAKRNDHFKKIWFHYAAERWKDFKSRLTRTYITDPKPDDVPPYVKYPYIKKDIWEEFVKYRQTSDFKEKSQKGRENHAKNVYPHVLSRGGYKRLEEQMINEKRLSLSKDSSGLTDDDRHPSPPERYETWTRARQKKGGEFTSEPVKKVAEKIEKIVEDSKKGDFVPTRRHDVLTEAIGTPEHGGSVRGVGKKHNITTYWGRSKVSRQSQGIDVKEQLAAFKADLEAKFEEKLAQERKMMQDSLMETLKSMGLSQTSDTNNRVMVPEAQTEQLVVTGSAKGSCSPAPVKMQNELKEVVVTESAKGSRSPAPVAEAQDNMDDVQKLLMMVLKRGDDHLDVELIHCSMCTNFLMSCKCIRELLVGFIWLDMSTLSVWCSYIHRLCIENNTTNVYGILEPTFLNIVGDAGKKSDQRISQSKCKKYIQHKLQNEKKECQLLPFNHGGHWQLIVLCPKINTVVVICSLHWKLNPIMEKIVSSVFTVDQMANGNRKNNTVWLYPQARKQYNSNDCGYYVMKNMLDIVTAKITDSWMEVFNDPKELTAEEMYELRLRWSTYFLELLEG, encoded by the exons ATGGCTGATTCAACCGACAACTCTGCTGAAACTAGTCAACGTAATAAAAAAAGTGTTAGAGGTCCCACTATGTTGAAAGCAATTGAAAACGTTCGTAAAACGGGTATAAAGATCCCTCTCCAGTTTGATCTAGAAACTGGAGAGTGTTATGGTAACAATGCCTCCCATTTTAACAGTTACGTAGCACTtcttactcgagaaagatgCAGTATTGCGAAAGAGTTGTGGAAACATATACCTGAAGGAGTAAAAAATGCTATGTGGACAGATATTAAG gCTATTTTTGTTATACCCGAGTTTGATGATGCAAAAAGGAAtgatcattttaagaaaatatggtTTCACTATGCGGCGGAGCGGTGGAAAGATTTTAAATCACGGTTGACTAGAACTTATATCACAGACCCCAAACCAGATGACGTTCCTCCATACGTCAAGTATCCTTACATCAAAAAAGATATATGGGAAGAGTTTGTGAAGTATCGACAGACCTCTGATTTTAAG GAAAAAAGTCAAAAGGGTAGGGAGAATCATGCAAAGAATGTTTACCCACATGTATTATCCCGTGGAGGGTATAAGAGGCTCGAGGAGCAGATGATCAATGAAAAGAGATTGTCCTTATCGAAAGATAGTTCTGGCTTAACTGATGATGATCGTCATCCATCTCCACCGGAACGCTATGAGACATGGACGAGAGCACGACAAAAGAAAGGGGGAGAATTCACATCCGAGCCTGTAAAAAAAGTTGCTGAGAAAATT GAGAAAATTGTTGAAGACTCAAAAAAGGGTGACTTTGTTCCAACGAGACGTCACGATGTCCTAACAGAAGCCATTGGAACACCTGAGCATGGTGGTAGTGTTCGTGGTGTtggaaaaaaacataacattacCACTTACTGGGGAAGATCAAAGGTTTCACGTCAAAGTCAAGGTATAGATGTCAAAGAGCAACTAGCAGCATTTAAAGCAGATTTGGAAGCTAAGTTTGAGGAAAAGTTGGCGCAAGAGCGTAAGATGATGCAAGATTCTCTTATGGAGACACTAAAGTCCATGGGTTTATCCCAAACCTCTGATACAAATAATAGAGTCATGGTACCTGAAGCGCAAACTGAACAACTTGTTGTCACCGGAAGCGCAAAAGGGAGTTGTTCTCCTGCACCGGTCAAGATGCAAAATGAACTCAAGGAGGTTGTTGTCACTGAAAGCGCAAAAGGAAGTCGTTCTCCTGCACCGGTAGCAGAGGCTCAAGATAACATGGACGATGTTCAGAAATTGTTAATGATGGTTCTGAAAAGGGGTGATGATCATTTGGATGTAGAATTAATTCATTGTTCAATGTGTACTAATTTTCTCATGTCTTGCAAGTGTATAAGAGAGTTGTTGGTGGGTTTTATTTGGCTCGACATGAGTACTCTAAGTGTTTGGTGCTC gTACATTCATCGTTTATGCATTGAAAACAACACCACAAATGTATATGGAATTTTGGAACCAACTTTTCTGAACATTGTTGGTGATGCTGGGAAAAAAAGTGATCagagaatatctcaaagtaAATGCAAGAAATACATCCAGCATAAGttacaaaatgaaaagaaagagtgtCAATTATTACCATTTAACCATGG AGGACATTGGCAGTTGATAGTACTTTGTCCAAAGATAAATACCGTGGTTGTTATTTGTTCACTACATTGGAAACTTAATCCAATAATGGagaaaattgtttcaag TGTTTTTACGGTTGATCAAATGGCGAATGGCAATAGAAAGAACAATACCGTATGGCTTTATCCACAA gcgaggaaacaatataattcaaatgacTGTGGATactatgtaatgaaaaatatgttggacaTTGTCACTGCTAAGATAACTGATTCTTGGATGgag GTATTTAATGACCCAAAAGAGTTAACAGCTGAGGAGATGTATGAATTGCGATTACGTTGGTCAACATATTTTTTGGAGTTATTGGAGGGTTAA
- the LOC123895200 gene encoding uncharacterized protein LOC123895200, with protein sequence MQQFLDGHDPSLPVIIILQLCKLKKMTAANVELTQVVSQMFVPPVLSVADDLLQTPRMTIEDLIESTQDSYTVISARCPVPRYKVHLQVIDDTRSITFVMFDRVVFQVVGLTAQDLLDYMNNDPSSPPYPRELDLFVNKWMLFKAEVTDANLYRNWRGYNVKKVTSDADVISRFTSLHGIQVRFCQCQFQSLRMWFIS encoded by the exons ATGCAGCAATTTCTTGATGGTCATGATCCATCACTTCCTGTCATAATTATACTTCAACTATGCAAGCTTAAGAA GATGACTGCTGCAAATGTGGAACTAACTCAAGTTGTTAGTCAGATGTTTGTACCTCCTGTCCTAAGTGTGGCCGATGATTTGTTGCAGACACCTAGGATGACAATCGAGGATCTCATTGAATCTACTCAG GACAGCTATACTGTGATAAGTGCTAGATGCCCCGTACCTAG GTACAAGGTTCATCTCCAAGTTATTGATGATACAAGATCAATAACTTTTGTCATGTTTGATCGTGTTGTTTTTCAAGTAGTGGGGCTGACAGCTCAAGATTTGCTGGATTATATGAACAAT GATCCTAGCTCCCCTCCTTACCCTCGAGAGCTTGACCTGTTTGTCAACAAATGGATGCTATTCAAAGCCGAAGTAACTGATGCCAATTTGTACCGCAATTGGCGTGGTTACAACGTGAAAAAAGTTACTTCTGATGCAGATGTTATTAGTCGGTTCACTTCACTGCATGGAATACAGGTAAGGTTTTGTCAGTGCCAATTTCAATCACTTAGAATGTGGTTCATTTCCTAA